The genomic region ACAACCGCTGACAGTGCGCTGGGCCTGCCTGCTGCACGATTTGGGCAAAGGCCTGACGCCTGTGGATAAGTTGCCGCAGCATATTGCCCACGAACACCGCGGCTTAAAGCTGATCAAGGCGGTAAACGAGCGCTTCAAGGTGCCCAGGGATTGCCAGGAATTGGCCTTGCTGGTGGGCGAATTTCATACCCACGGCCATCGCGCACTGGAACTCAAAGCCTCGACATTACTGGAATTACTGCAGAGTTTTGACCTGTACCGGCGGCCGCAGCGCTTCGAAGAGTTTGTAGTGGCCTGCGAAATGGATGCCCGGGGCCGCAAAGGCTTTGAACAACGCAGTTATCCACAGGCAGATTATTTGCGCGGCGCGGCAAAGGCTGCACGCGAAGTACCGGTTGCACCATTGCTGGAAAAAGGTTTCAAAGGCCCAGAGCTGGGAGCGGCACTCAAGCGCGAACGGCTGAACGCGCTGAAAGCCTACAAGGAACAACACAAGCCTGTGTAGGAGCGAGCTTGCTCGCGAAAAACGTCAACGATAAGGCAGCGCCCTCAGGTTTTTCGCGAGCAAGCTCGGCTCTTACAAGAGAGCTCTTGCGGCGTCAGTTGTCGGCCTTGCCACTCAAAGCCGACAGGCGCCAGCACCTGGTCGATCTGCGCATCGCGCCACAGCTCGGCCATTGTCTTGCCTGCCTCAGGGTGCATACGATCCGGCGCCATCATCGACAGCGGCCACAATACAAAAGCGTTTTTCAGGATTTCTGCCCGTGGCAGGATCAATCCATCGAAATTACCTACCAAATCGCCATACAGCAACACATCGATATCCAGCGGCAGGCCCTTACGGTTAGGCGCATAACGGCCATTATCGGCCTCGATGAATTTCAATCGGCGATCCAACTCCAACAACGGCAGGTCGGTATAAGCCGACACCACCAGGTTGAAAAATGGCCCGCTCTTGATCCCCACCGGCTGGCTTTCGAACACCGCTGAACAGCGCATATCCGTCAAGAACCCCGCCAGCGCATCCAGGCCGGCGCATAGACGGCTTTCGCGCTCAACATTGCTGCCAAGCCCAAGGTAAATCTGAGTCAACGACATCCGCGCTCGATCTCCACGCCCACGCCCTTGGCAGCCGGCACGGCGCCTGGCTTGGTCAATTTGAGGTGCAGCCAGGGAATCTGGAATTCGCTCATCAGCACCTCGGCCAAGCGCTCGGCGAAGGTTTCCACCAACTGATACTGGGACTGCTCGGCAAAAGCCTGGATACGCGCGGACACGCTGGCGTAATCCAGCGCCAGCGCCAGGTCATCACCTGCAGCGGCCGGGCGATTATCCCAGGCGAAGCTCAGGTCCAGGCGCAAGCACTGCCGGATCCCGCGCTCCCAGTCGTAGGCCCCGATCACGGTGTCGACTTCCAGGCCTTCGATAAACACTCTGTCCAAGTACTCTTCTCCGCAGCACGACAAGGGCGCGATGCCCCGTTAGAATCAGGGCATCCTCGCCCGGAATAGTTAGCATGTTTTGGTCACTGGCGATTCTCGCCTACCTGCTCGGCTCGCTGTCCTTCGCCATTTTGCTCAGCCGCCTGACGGGAAACCCCGACCCGCGAATGAGTGGCTCAGGCAATGCCGGCGCCACCAATATGTTGCGCCTGGCCGGCAAGAAACTTGCCGTCCTGACGTTGCTGGGCGACGTGTGCAAGGGCTTGCTGCCCGTGCTGATCGCCAGCCTCCTCGGCCTTACCTTGCAACAGCAAGCCTGGGTGGGCGTGTGCGCCGTCCTGGGCCACCTGTTCCCGCTGTACTTCCGTTTTCGCGGCGGTAAAGGCGTTGCCACAGCGGCCGGTATGCTGCTGGGCATCTACCCACCGGCCGCGTTACTGGCCATGCTCGCCTGGCTGCTGACGTTCTACCTGACCCGAACCAGCTCGCTGGCCGCGCTGATCGCCACCCCGCTGACCCTGCCGCTGTTGGCCTGGCAGGAACCGCAGGCCTTGCTGCCGATGAGCATGCTGACCCTGCTGATCGTCTGGCGTCACCGCGGCAATCTACGCGACCTGTTTGCAGGGCGCGAACGGCATTTTTAAATCCGCCCTTGCGTCGGCTCTTACAACGGCGGCAACTGTTCCATTGGCCAACGTGCCTGCACGCTGATCGCCAGGCTTTCGTGCTGTCCGGCCTGCAAGCGCTGGCAACCGGCATAGGCGATCATCGCGCCGTTATCAGTGCAGAACTCAGGGCGTGCGTAGAACACATGACCATTCATGTCGCCGAGCATTTTCTCCAAGGACACGCGCAGTGCCTTGTTGGCACTGACGCCGCCAGCAATCACCAGCCGCTTCATACCCGCCTGCTTCAGGGCGCGCTTGCACTTGATGGTCAAAGTCTCCACCACGGCCTGCTGGAACGCCAGAGCGATGTCGCAACGGGCTTGTTGACCGTCGTCCCCGGCACTGACGCTCTGCTGCCAGGTGTTCAAGGCGGAGGTTTTCAAACCGCTGAAACTGAACATCAGGCCAGGGCGATCACACATCGGACGCGGGAAGGTGTAGCGCCCGGCCACGCCTTTCTCGGCAAGACGGGCGATTTCCGGGCCACCTGGATAATTGAGCCCCATCATCTTCGCAGTTTTATCGAAAGCTTCGCCGGCGGCGTCGTCCAGGGACTCGCCCAGCAAGGTGTATTGGCCGATACCATCGACCTGAACCAGCTGCGTATGGCCGCCCGAAACCAACAAAGCGACGAACGGGAACTGCGGTGGTGTTTCTTCCAGCATGGGCGCCAGTAAATGGCCTTCCATATGGTGCACGCCAAGAGCCGGAATGCCCCAGGCAAAAGCCAGCGCCTGGGCGCAAGAGGCCCCAACCAGCAGGGCTCCGACCAATCCAGGGCCCGCAGTGTAGGCGATGGCATCGATCTCGGTCGCCACACAATCGGCCTCGTCCAGCACCTGGCGAATCAACGGCAGCATGCGCTTGACGTGATCACGGCTGGCAAGCTCCGGCACCACGCCACCATAGGCGCGGTGCAGGTCGATCTGACTGAACAGCGCGTCGGCCAAAAGCCCGCGTTCACTGTCGTATAGGGCGACGCCGGTTTCGTCGCAGGAGGTTTCAAGTCCCAGTACTAGCATGGGTTTGCGCCTTGTAGAGGCTGAATTCGAAGGCGCGCATGATAGTCCCCGCTCCCCCTCCCGACTAGCGGTTTTCGATCAGAGGCTTTGCATTCCGGGCAATGAGGGGTTAACATCCGCAACCCTTAAAAACCGACGACCTCAGCCGCGAATTTTTTGCGACGAGAACGTTGATTCCCGGTAATGAAAGAAGGTAGCTCTGGATGCCAGCCGTCAAAGTAAAAGAGAACGAACCCTTCGACGTAGCTCTGCGTCGTTTCAAGCGCTCCTGCGAAAAAGCCGGTGTTCTGGCTGAAGTTCGTAGCCGCGAATTTTATGAGAAGCCAACTTCTGAGCGTAAGCGTAAAGCAGCAGCCGCTGTTAAGCGTCACGCCAAGAAAGTTCAGCGCGAACAGCGCCGCGCCGTTCGTCTGTACTAATACACAGACGTTCGTAGCAAGCTTCTGCCAAGCCCGGCCCTCAGCCGGGCTGTTGGCATTTGCGGATATCGCTTGATGCTTCACCGTCGACGCCGCACATGCGACCGAGACACTGCTTCAAACGTCAGGGCTGGCTCTTTTGCCAGCGGTGCACGTCTCTTCTGACGAGCCTAACAAGGCTACTGACGAGCACACCTATTCTTCAAGCAGGCGATCAACTGTGTCGGCTGTGCCCATCGATGCGTTTCCGTGGCCCTCATTGGCCAAGACCGGACGCCCGGGCAACATTTCCATGCCGAAGACTGATCAGAAACTACCGTCAGTGAATGCTCGGCAGATACACTTTCCTGACAACCCAAGCAGACGATGATGATCGAGCACTCGATACGTGCGCTTGAACACTTCACGGGCCCTCATTTACACGCAGTGATGACGAGAACGCCATGGCCGGGCTGATTCCCCAGAGCTTTATTGACGACCTTCTGAACCGCACCGACATCGTCGATGTTGTCAGCTCACGCGTACAACTGAAAAAAGCCGGCAAGAACTACACCGCCTGCTGCCCGTTCCATAAAGAAAAAACCCCATCGTTCAGCGTCAGCCCCGACAAGCAGTTCTATTACTGCTTCGGTTGCGGTGCCGGCGGCAACGCCCTCGGCTTCCTGATGGACCACGACAACCTGGACTTCCCCCAGGCCGTCGAGGACCTGGCCAAAGCCGCCGGCATGGAAATCCCCCGCGAAGAAAGTGGCCGCCCGCACAAACCCAGGCAGCCCACCGACTCGCCCCTGTATCCGCTGTTGACGGCCGCTGCCGATTTTTATCGCCAGGCCCTCAAGAGCCACCCGCAGCGCAAGGCCGCCGTCGATTACCTCAAGGGACGCGGCCTCACTGGTGAAATCGCCCGCGACTTCGGCCTCGGGTTCGCCCCACCAGGGTGGGACAATCTGTACAAGCACCTGAGCAGCGATACCCTCCAGCAAAAAGCCATGATCGATGCCGGCCTGTTGGTGGAGAACGCCGAGACCGGCAAGCGCTACGATCGTTTTCGCGACCGGGTGATGTTTCCGATCCGCGACAGCCGTGGCCGTATCATCGCCTTTGGTGGCCGCGTTCTCGGTGACGACAAGCCCAAGTATCTGAACTCCCCGGAGACTCCGGTGTTCCACAAGGGCCAGGAACTCTACGGCCTGTTCGAAGCGCGCAAGAACAACCGCAACCTCGACGAGATCATCGTGGTTGAAGGCTACATGGACGTGATCGCCCTGGCCCAGCAAGGCCTGCGCAACGCGGTGGCAACCCTCGGCACCGCCACTAGCGAAGAGCACTTGAAGCGCCTGTTTCGCGTGGTACCCAGCGTGCTGTTCTGCTTCGACGGTGACCAGGCCGGCCGCAACGCCGCCTGGCGCGCGCTTGAGGCCACGCTGTCGAGCCTGCAGGACGGGCGGCGCGCACGTTTCCTGTTCCTGCCCGAAGGCGAGGACCCGGACACACTGGTGCGCTCGGAAGGCACCGACGCGTTTCGTGCGCGCATCAATCAACATGCGCAGCCACTGGCGGATTATTTTTTCCAGCAACTGACCGAAGAAGCCGACCCGCGCTCCCTCGAGGGCAAGGCCCATATGGCCACCCTCGCCGCACCGCTGATCGACAAGGTCCCGGGCGCCAACTTGCGCACCCTGATGCGCCAGCGCCTGCTGGAGATCACCGGTTTGAGCGGCGAAGCCGTAAGTCAGCTGGTGCACAGCGCACCACAGGATGCACCGCCGGCCTACGACCCTGGCATGGATTACGACGCCATGCCGGACTATGCCGACTTCCATCAACCCCAGGAGGCCTTTGCGCCCCAGCAGGAGTGGACGCCAAAGAAACCCGGCGCCGGCGGCAAGAAATGGGACAAGAAACCCTGGAGCAAGAACGGCAAGCGCGGCGATCGCGATGAAGCCTACGCTCCACGCACGCCGGTGGCGGTAGAAGCCCCGACACTTATTGCGCTGCGTACATTGATTCACCACCCGCAATTGGCCGGCAAGGTTGAGAGTGCCGACCATTTTGCCAACGAGAGCAACACCTATGCCCAGGTGCTGATTGCCCTGATCGAGGCGGTGCAAAAAAATCCTAAGCTAAACTCAATTCAGCTGATGGCTCGCTGGCATGGCACGGAACAGGGCCGTTTATTGAAAGCCCTGGCGGAAAAGGAGTGGCTAATTGACGGAGATAACCTTGAACAACAGTTTTTAGACACCATTAATAGGTTATCCGCGGGTCAGCATACGCAGACCCTCGATGAGCTCATCAAGAGAGCCAGGCAGCCGGGATTGTCGGCTGAAGAGCAAATTCAGATAGCAAAACAGATGCGCGACCTCTTAAAACAGAATGTTTCCGCATCAAACCCGACCTCAGCTGGCGTGTGAGGTCATAGCTCGGGTATAATCCTCGGCTTGTTTTTTGCCCGCCAAGACCTTCAGTGGATAGGGTGTTATGTCCGGAAAAGCGCAACAGCAGTCTCGTATCAAAGAGTTGATCACACTAGGTCGTGAGCAGGGTTACCTGACTTACGCGGAGGTCAACGACCACCTGCCTGAGGATATTTCAGATCCAGAGCAGGTGGAAGACATCATCCGCATGATTAACGACATGGGGATCAACGTATTCGAAGTCGCGCCAGATAAGGACTCCCTTATGCTGGCCGACGCTGATACCGACGAGGCCGCCGCTGAGGAAGCTGCTGCCGCGCTGGCTGCAGTAGAGACCGATATCGGCCGCACGACGGACCCTGTACGCATGTATATGCGTGAAATGGGTACCGTCGAGCTGCTGACACGCGAAGGCGAAATCGAAATCGCCAAGCGTATCGAAGAGGGCATCCGTGAAGTGATGGGCGCAATCGCGCACTTCCCTGGCACGGTTGACCACATTCTCTCTGAGTACACCCGCGTCACCACCGAAGGTGGCCGCCTGTCCGACGTCCTGAGCGGTTATATCGACCCGGACGACGGCATTGCGCCGCCTGCCGCCGAAGTACCGCCGCCGGTCGACCCGAAAGCGCCGAAAGCGGACGACGACACCGACGACGACGAGGCTGAAGCCAGCAGCGACGAAGAAGATGAAGTCGAAAGCGGTCCGGACCCTGTTGTCGCGGCCCAGCGTTTCGGTGCGGTTTCCGATCAAATGGAAATCACCCGCAAGGCTTTGAAGAAGCACGGTCGCGGCAACAAGCAGGCAATTGCCGAGCTGGTCGCCCTGGCTGAGCTGTTCATGCCGATCAAGCTGGTACCCAAGCAGTTCGAAGGCCTGGTTGAGCGTGTTCGCAGTGCCCTTGAGCGTTTGCGTGCCCAAGAGCGTGCAATCATGCAGCTCTGTGTGCGTGATGCGCGTATGCCGCGTACCGACTTCCTGCGCCAGTTCCCGGGCAACGAAGTTGACGAAAGCTGGACCGACGCACTGGCCAAGGGCAAGGCGAAATACGCCGAAGCCATCGGTCGCCTGCAGCCGGACATCATTCGTTGCCAGCAGAAGCTGATCGCGTTGCAGACCGAAACCGGTCTGACGATTGCCGAGATCAAGGACATCAACCGTCGCATGTCGATCGGTGAGGCCAAGGCCCGCCGCGCGAAGAAAGAGATGGTTGAAGCGAACTTGCGCCTGGTGATCTCCATCGCCAAGAAGTACACCAACCGTGGTCTTCAGTTCCTCGACCTGATCCAGGAAGGCAACATCGGCCTGATGAAGGCGGTGGACAAGTTCGAATACCGTCGCGGCTACAAGTTCTCGACTTATGCCACCTGGTGGATCCGTCAGGCGATCACTCGCTCGATCGCCGACCTGGCCCGCACCATCCGTATTCCGGTGCACATGATCGAGACCATCAACAAGCTCAACCGTATTTCCCGGCAGATGTTGCAGGAAATGGGCCGTGAACCGACCCCGGAAGAGCTGGGCGAACGCATGGAAATGCCTGAGGATAAAATCCGCAAGGTATTGAAGATCGCTAAAGAGCCGATCTCCATGGAAACGCCGATTGGTGATGACGAAGACTCCCATCTGGGTGACTTCATCGAGGACTCGACCATGCAGTCGCCAATCGATGTTGCCACCGTTGAGAGCCTGAAAGAAGCGACCCGCGACGTGCTGTCCGGCCTCACTGCCCGTGAAGCCAAGGTACTGCGCATGCGTTTCGGCATCGACATGAATACCGACCACACCCTTGAGGAAGTCGGTAAGCAGTTTGACGTGACCCGCGAGCGGATTCGTCAGATCGAAGCCAAGGCGCTGCGCAAGTTGCGCCACCCGACGCGAAGCGAGCATCTGCGCTCCTTCCTCGACGAGTGATACCAGAACCCCCGGCCCAGGCCGGGGGTTTTGTTTTGAATAGATAAAATTCGTCGCAACCTCCCTCCCCTGAAATGCCCGTCTACACTCGATTCATTCCCCGTGCCATAACGAGACCGTTATGCCCAGATTGCCGACCGTGTTACTACTGTCGCTGCTGACCTGGACCGCAACGGCTGGCGCGTTGACTCTTACGGATGATGAGCGTAGCTGGTTGACGGACCATCAGGAGCTGCGCCTTGGCGTGGATGCGTCGTGGCCACCTTTCGAATACCGTGATGAAAACAGCCGTTACCAGGGCCTGGCCGCTGACTATGTACGCCTGATCCAGGACCGCCTGGGTGTGCGGATCAAGCTGATCGAGCCAGCCAACTGGACCGCTGCGCTTGAACAAGCCCGGAGCAACCAGCTCGACCTGCTACCCGGCATCATGTCCACCCCGGAGCGCCAAAGCTTTCTGGCCTTCACACGTCCCTACCTGGACTTTCCCATTGTCATCCTTGCCCATGAAGGTGGCGCGAAACCACGCAACCTCAAGGACTTGTACGGCCTGAAAATTGCCGTGGTGGAAAACTACGCGCCCCATGAGTTGCTGCGTACCCACCATCCGGACCTGAATCTCGTTGCAATGCCCAACGTCAGTTCGACGCTGCAAGCGCTGGCCACCGATGAAGTGGATGCGGTAGTCGGCGACCTGGCCTCCAGTGTCTGGAGCCTGCGCCAACTCAAACTCGATGGCTTGTACGTCAGCGGTGAAACGCCCTACCGCTACCAATTGGCGATGGGCGTCCCGCGGGATGAAAAAATACTGGTGGGCATCCTGGACAAAGTCCTCGCCGACCTCAGCCCAGCCGAAACCGAAGCGATCCAGCAACACTGGGTCGGCAGCTTCACGGATCACCGCACCCTCTGGGCGGACCTGCTGATGTACGGCCTGCCAGCGGTGTTGCTACTGAGCACCGTGTTGGCGGTGGTCATTCGGATCAATCGCCGGCTCAGCTCGGAAATCTCCCGCCGGGTCGCCCTTGAGCAAGAACTGCGTAGCAGTGAGTACCACTATCGTGGCCTGGTGGAGAGCTTGTCTGCCATTGCCTGGGAAGCGAGCATCAGCGACTTCACCTACAGCTATGTGTCACCCCATGCCGAAGACCTGCTCGGCTATCCCCGCGCCCATTGGCTGATTCCAGGCTTCTGGCGCAATATTATCCACCCCGCTGACCTGACCCACACCGAGGCGTATTGCTACCGGGAAACCCGTGCCAATCGCGATCATAGCGTCGACTATCGCGTCATCGCCGCTGATGGCCGCTGCCTGTGGGTCCGCGATATCGTGAGCCTGATCGAACATGGCCATGAACCAGTGCTACGCGGCTTGATGATCGACATCAGCGAAGCCAAGCGCACCGAAGAAGCCCTGCAACTGTCCGAGCAGAAGTTTGCCTCAGTGTTTCAGCAATGCCCGGACATCCTAGTGATTGCGCGGCTGTCCGATGGCTGCCTGCTGGAGGTCAATAAGGCATTCGAGGACCAGATTGGCCTGAGCGCCAACGAGGTCATAGGCAAAACTGCCACTGAGCTGAATATATGGGACGTTCAAGGTATTGGCCCGGATTTGCTGCACCGAGTGCAGACCACCAGTATCCGCAACCTGGAAATGCAATTTCTGCGCAGCAACGGCCAGGCATTTACCGGGCTGATCTCAGCTGAGCCCTTCCAACTCGACACCACCGAAGCGCTGGTGGTGGTGGTGCGCGACATCACTCAACTCAAGGAAACCCAACAGCGGCTGCAAACCTCCGAAGAGAAATTCGCCAAGGCGTTCCACGCCTCCCCTGATGGCTTGCTGCTGAGCCGCCAGAGCGATGGACTGCTGATTGAGGTAAACGAAGGTTTCAGTCACCTGACCGGCTTCACCAGTGCCACCTCACTGGATCAATCAACTTCGGACCTGGGCATCTGGGTCGACCTCAATGAACGTAAGCACATGCTTGAGTTGATGCATCGCGACGGCTTTGTCCGCGATTTCGTCTGCCATATCCGCCGCGCTGACGGCCAGATTCGTCTCTGCGAGGTGTCCAGTCGCCCGCTGCCCATTGGGGACGACGATTGCATGCTGACCATCGCCCGGGACATCACCGAACGCCAGTTAATGCAGGAAAAACTGCAACAGGCCGCCACGGTGTTCGAAAGCACCGCCGAAGGCGTCTTGATCACCGACACCCGACAGAACATCAGCGCCGTCAATCGCGCCTTTAGTGAGATTACCGGCTACAGCGAGACCGAAGCCCTCGGCCATACCCCACGCCTGCTTGCCTCCGGCCTGCATGACAGCGCGTTCTACGCGGCCATGTGGCACCAACTGACGGCCCACGGTCACTGGCAAGGCGAAATTTCCAACCGCCGCAAAAACGGCGAGGTGTATCCAAGTTGGCTGACCATCAGCGCCGTGCGTAACCGCGACCAGTTGATCACACACTTCGTGGCCGTGTTTGCTGACATCTCCAGCCTCAAGCTGGCCCAGGCACGCCTGGACTACCAGGCCCACCATGACCCGTTGACCGGCCTGCCCAACCGCACCCTGTTTGAAAATCGACTGCAGGCCGCCCTCAACGGCCAGCAGGAAAGCGGCAAACAGGGTGCCGTGTTGTTTCTCGACCTCGACCGCTTTAAACACATTAATGACAGCCTCGGCCACCCGATCGGCGACCTGCTGCTCAAAGACATCGCCGTACGCCTCAAGGAGCAATTGCGGGACGTGGACACCGTGGCCCGCCTGGGCGGCGATGAATTCATCATCCTGCTTCCCGGCTTGCAGCAGGCCAGCGATGC from Pseudomonas synxantha harbors:
- the tsaD gene encoding tRNA (adenosine(37)-N6)-threonylcarbamoyltransferase complex transferase subunit TsaD; translation: MLVLGLETSCDETGVALYDSERGLLADALFSQIDLHRAYGGVVPELASRDHVKRMLPLIRQVLDEADCVATEIDAIAYTAGPGLVGALLVGASCAQALAFAWGIPALGVHHMEGHLLAPMLEETPPQFPFVALLVSGGHTQLVQVDGIGQYTLLGESLDDAAGEAFDKTAKMMGLNYPGGPEIARLAEKGVAGRYTFPRPMCDRPGLMFSFSGLKTSALNTWQQSVSAGDDGQQARCDIALAFQQAVVETLTIKCKRALKQAGMKRLVIAGGVSANKALRVSLEKMLGDMNGHVFYARPEFCTDNGAMIAYAGCQRLQAGQHESLAISVQARWPMEQLPPL
- the plsY gene encoding glycerol-3-phosphate 1-O-acyltransferase PlsY codes for the protein MFWSLAILAYLLGSLSFAILLSRLTGNPDPRMSGSGNAGATNMLRLAGKKLAVLTLLGDVCKGLLPVLIASLLGLTLQQQAWVGVCAVLGHLFPLYFRFRGGKGVATAAGMLLGIYPPAALLAMLAWLLTFYLTRTSSLAALIATPLTLPLLAWQEPQALLPMSMLTLLIVWRHRGNLRDLFAGRERHF
- the rpsU gene encoding 30S ribosomal protein S21, which produces MPAVKVKENEPFDVALRRFKRSCEKAGVLAEVRSREFYEKPTSERKRKAAAAVKRHAKKVQREQRRAVRLY
- the folB gene encoding dihydroneopterin aldolase, which encodes MDRVFIEGLEVDTVIGAYDWERGIRQCLRLDLSFAWDNRPAAAGDDLALALDYASVSARIQAFAEQSQYQLVETFAERLAEVLMSEFQIPWLHLKLTKPGAVPAAKGVGVEIERGCR
- the rpoD gene encoding RNA polymerase sigma factor RpoD, which codes for MSGKAQQQSRIKELITLGREQGYLTYAEVNDHLPEDISDPEQVEDIIRMINDMGINVFEVAPDKDSLMLADADTDEAAAEEAAAALAAVETDIGRTTDPVRMYMREMGTVELLTREGEIEIAKRIEEGIREVMGAIAHFPGTVDHILSEYTRVTTEGGRLSDVLSGYIDPDDGIAPPAAEVPPPVDPKAPKADDDTDDDEAEASSDEEDEVESGPDPVVAAQRFGAVSDQMEITRKALKKHGRGNKQAIAELVALAELFMPIKLVPKQFEGLVERVRSALERLRAQERAIMQLCVRDARMPRTDFLRQFPGNEVDESWTDALAKGKAKYAEAIGRLQPDIIRCQQKLIALQTETGLTIAEIKDINRRMSIGEAKARRAKKEMVEANLRLVISIAKKYTNRGLQFLDLIQEGNIGLMKAVDKFEYRRGYKFSTYATWWIRQAITRSIADLARTIRIPVHMIETINKLNRISRQMLQEMGREPTPEELGERMEMPEDKIRKVLKIAKEPISMETPIGDDEDSHLGDFIEDSTMQSPIDVATVESLKEATRDVLSGLTAREAKVLRMRFGIDMNTDHTLEEVGKQFDVTRERIRQIEAKALRKLRHPTRSEHLRSFLDE
- the folK gene encoding 2-amino-4-hydroxy-6-hydroxymethyldihydropteridine diphosphokinase, yielding MSLTQIYLGLGSNVERESRLCAGLDALAGFLTDMRCSAVFESQPVGIKSGPFFNLVVSAYTDLPLLELDRRLKFIEADNGRYAPNRKGLPLDIDVLLYGDLVGNFDGLILPRAEILKNAFVLWPLSMMAPDRMHPEAGKTMAELWRDAQIDQVLAPVGFEWQGRQLTPQELSCKSRACSRKT
- the dnaG gene encoding DNA primase produces the protein MAGLIPQSFIDDLLNRTDIVDVVSSRVQLKKAGKNYTACCPFHKEKTPSFSVSPDKQFYYCFGCGAGGNALGFLMDHDNLDFPQAVEDLAKAAGMEIPREESGRPHKPRQPTDSPLYPLLTAAADFYRQALKSHPQRKAAVDYLKGRGLTGEIARDFGLGFAPPGWDNLYKHLSSDTLQQKAMIDAGLLVENAETGKRYDRFRDRVMFPIRDSRGRIIAFGGRVLGDDKPKYLNSPETPVFHKGQELYGLFEARKNNRNLDEIIVVEGYMDVIALAQQGLRNAVATLGTATSEEHLKRLFRVVPSVLFCFDGDQAGRNAAWRALEATLSSLQDGRRARFLFLPEGEDPDTLVRSEGTDAFRARINQHAQPLADYFFQQLTEEADPRSLEGKAHMATLAAPLIDKVPGANLRTLMRQRLLEITGLSGEAVSQLVHSAPQDAPPAYDPGMDYDAMPDYADFHQPQEAFAPQQEWTPKKPGAGGKKWDKKPWSKNGKRGDRDEAYAPRTPVAVEAPTLIALRTLIHHPQLAGKVESADHFANESNTYAQVLIALIEAVQKNPKLNSIQLMARWHGTEQGRLLKALAEKEWLIDGDNLEQQFLDTINRLSAGQHTQTLDELIKRARQPGLSAEEQIQIAKQMRDLLKQNVSASNPTSAGV
- a CDS encoding EAL domain-containing protein, whose product is MPRLPTVLLLSLLTWTATAGALTLTDDERSWLTDHQELRLGVDASWPPFEYRDENSRYQGLAADYVRLIQDRLGVRIKLIEPANWTAALEQARSNQLDLLPGIMSTPERQSFLAFTRPYLDFPIVILAHEGGAKPRNLKDLYGLKIAVVENYAPHELLRTHHPDLNLVAMPNVSSTLQALATDEVDAVVGDLASSVWSLRQLKLDGLYVSGETPYRYQLAMGVPRDEKILVGILDKVLADLSPAETEAIQQHWVGSFTDHRTLWADLLMYGLPAVLLLSTVLAVVIRINRRLSSEISRRVALEQELRSSEYHYRGLVESLSAIAWEASISDFTYSYVSPHAEDLLGYPRAHWLIPGFWRNIIHPADLTHTEAYCYRETRANRDHSVDYRVIAADGRCLWVRDIVSLIEHGHEPVLRGLMIDISEAKRTEEALQLSEQKFASVFQQCPDILVIARLSDGCLLEVNKAFEDQIGLSANEVIGKTATELNIWDVQGIGPDLLHRVQTTSIRNLEMQFLRSNGQAFTGLISAEPFQLDTTEALVVVVRDITQLKETQQRLQTSEEKFAKAFHASPDGLLLSRQSDGLLIEVNEGFSHLTGFTSATSLDQSTSDLGIWVDLNERKHMLELMHRDGFVRDFVCHIRRADGQIRLCEVSSRPLPIGDDDCMLTIARDITERQLMQEKLQQAATVFESTAEGVLITDTRQNISAVNRAFSEITGYSETEALGHTPRLLASGLHDSAFYAAMWHQLTAHGHWQGEISNRRKNGEVYPSWLTISAVRNRDQLITHFVAVFADISSLKLAQARLDYQAHHDPLTGLPNRTLFENRLQAALNGQQESGKQGAVLFLDLDRFKHINDSLGHPIGDLLLKDIAVRLKEQLRDVDTVARLGGDEFIILLPGLQQASDAQHLANKLLDCFTPPFQAAEHEFFISASIGTSLYPQDGTDVATLVKNADAAMYRSKAKGRNRVEHYTRDLTAQANERVALEHELRRAIERDELSLCYQPKRSLVTQELIGAEALIRWHHPTLGEVPPEHFIALAEENGMILQIGDWVLEQACRQLYLWQQAFDDFGPLSVNLAGAQLRHPKLLSRIEQLLRDYRLEPGCLQLEITENFIMSQAEEALGVLHQLKRLGVQLAIDDFGTGYSSLSYLKRLPLDFLKIDQSFVRGLPDDPHDVAIVRAIIALGHSMQFTIIAEGVENTAQQAFLAAEGCEQMQGYIVSLPLPPALFAANFLRTRQEDFSDGTLKKPSL